The following are encoded together in the Daucus carota subsp. sativus chromosome 5, DH1 v3.0, whole genome shotgun sequence genome:
- the LOC108220683 gene encoding BTB/POZ domain-containing protein At1g55760, whose translation MLAFTRMTDSSSAYRVETTSRLAQWRIDNLASCTYRKSDPFKIGKWNWHLAVEKSRSLLIKLYPEVSSLAKSNPPVASFIIRVVSSLGNRTTLAHPVITDRQIKNNEDFVWALEVPLTGKFIIDVEFLDLKTASPNGEELCSIWAEGETQRESNATAVTALGRMLSESIHTDIVINASDGSIGAHRAVLAARSPVFRSMFSHDLKEKELSTVNISDMSSEVCYVFLSYIYGNIQNEVFLTHRLALLQAADKYDVSDLKEACHDSLLEDIDAKNVLDRLEHAFLYQLPKLKSSCMQYLVKFGKIYDLRDDLNTFLQSADRDLIFDIFHEVLATWKGF comes from the exons ATGCTGGCTTTTACTAGGATGACGGACTCTTCTTCTGCTTACCGTGTGGAAACCACGTCCAGACTTGCTCAATGGAGGATCGACAATTTGGCCTCTTGTACTTATCGCAAATCAGATCCTTTCAAGATCGGCAAGTGGAATtg GCATTTAGCTGTGGAAAAGAGCAGGAGTTTGTTGATTAAGTTGTACCCAGAGGTATCAAGTTTAGCAAAAAGTAATCCTCCAGTTGCATCTTTCATCATTCGAGTCGTGTCTTCACTAGGAAATCGGACCACCTTGGCTCATCCag TGATTACTGATAGGCAAATCAAGAACAACGAAGATTTTGTTTGGGCACTTGAGGTTCCTTTGACAGGGAAATTCATCATCGATGTTGAATTCCTTGATTTGAAGACTGCCTCCCCAAAT GGTGAGGAACTTTGCTCCATCTGGGCTGAAGGAGAAACACAAAGAGAATCAAATGCAACAGCTGTGACAGCACTCGGGCGCATGTTATCTGAGAGCATACACACGGATATTGTAATCAATGCTTCTGACGGAAGCATAGGAGCTCATCGTGCAGTTCTAGCTGCAAGGTCACCAGTATTCCGCAGCATGTTCTCTCATGACCTTAAAGAGAAAGAGCTGTCCACCGTAAACATCTCTGACATGTCAAGTGAAGTTTGTTATGTTTTCCTCAGTTACATCTATGGGAACATACAGAACGAGGTATTTCTAACTCACCGGCTGGCACTCCTCCAGGCAGCTGATAAGTACGATGTCTCTGATTTGAAAGAGGCATGCCATGATAGCCTACTTGAAGATATCGATGCCAAGAATGTACTGGATCGCCTTGAACATGCTTTTCTGTATCAATTGCCAAAACTGAAGAGCAGCTGCATGCAGTATCTTGTGAAGTTTGGCAAAATATATGATCTTCGGGACGATTTGAATACCTTTCTGCAGTCGGCGGATAGGGATCTCATATTTGATATCTTTCATGAAGTTCTTGCAACATggaaaggcttctga
- the LOC108223032 gene encoding protein DNA-DAMAGE INDUCIBLE 1 — translation MKITIMTADEQIITLDVDRDESVENLKALLEVETQVALQQQQLLYNGKEMRNGEKLSVLGLSDGDLVMMVSGSSTPSPSANELSFNQDGSAVNPAAFQQHIRGDSNLMSQLFQTDPQLAQAILGNDLNKLQQLLRERNRHKSEMRRQQDEELALLYADPFDVEAQKKIEAAIRQKSIDENWEAAIEHNPEAFGRVVMLYVDMEVNGVPLKAFVDSGAQSTIISKSCAERCGLLRLLDPRFKGIAHGVGQSEILGRIHVAPIKIGSIFYPCSFLVLDAPNMEFLFGLDMLRKHQCMIDLKDNVLRIGGGEVAVPFLQEKDIPPRYLDEERFAQEASSSGAQVTSGATEKSAVPTGGQSSGAGSGSATQGSEFEAKVTKLVELGFGREAVVQALKFFDGNEEQAAGYLFGG, via the exons ATGAAGATAACTATAATGACTGCTGATGAGCAAATCATCACTTTAGACGTCGATCGTGATGAATCT GTGGAAAACTTGAAAGCCCTTCTTGAAGTTGAG ACACAAGTGGCATTGCAGCAACAACAGTTGTTGTACAATGGGAAGGAGATGAGGAATGGTGAAAAGTTGAGTGTTCTTGGATTGAGTGATGGTGATTTGGTTATGATGGTTTCTGGTTCATCAACTCCTAG TCCATCAGCCAATGAGCTGAGCTTTAACCAGGATGGATCTGCAGTGAATCCTGCAGCATTCCAGCAGCATATTCGCGGCGATTCCAACTTGATGTCACAATTGTTTCAG ACTGATCCACAGTTAGCTCAAGCTATTCTTGGGAATGATCTCAATAAGCTACAACAGCTTCTAAGGGAGCGTAATCGTCATAAATCTGAAATGCGGCGTCAACAAGACGAGGAATTA GCATTGCTGTATGCAGATCCTTTTGATGTGGAAGCTCAGAAGAAAATTGAAGCTGCAATTCGCCAG AAAAGTATTGATGAGAACTGGGAAGCTGCTATAGAACACAATCCTGAAGCTTTTGGAAGAGTG GTCATGTTGTACGTTGACATGGAAGTCAATGGCGTCCCTTTAAAG GCATTTGTTGATAGTGGAGCTCAGTCGACTATTATATCCAAAAGCTGTGCCGAGCGCTGTGG ATTGTTGAGGCTTTTGGATCCTCGTTTCAAGGGCATAGCTCATGGAGTTGGTCAGTCAGAAATTCTTGGTCGGATACATGTTGCTCCTATCAAG ATTGGGAGTATATTCTACCCTTGTTCGTTCTTGGTACTGGATGCTCCAAACATGGAATTCCTCTTTGGTCTGGATATGCTCCGTAAGCACCAG TGTATGATTGATTTGAAGGACAATGTCCTAAGAATTGGCGGTGGAGAGGTTGCAGTACCATTTTTGCAAG AGAAAGATATTCCACCCCGGTATCTGGATGAAGAGAGATTTGCCCAGGAAGCATCCAGCTCAGGAGCCCAG GTTACATCTGGGGCCACTGAGAAGAGTGCTGTGCCAACAGGGGGACAATCTTCTG GAGCTGGCAGTGGAAGTGCCACCCAG GGCTCTGAGTTTGAAGCTAAAGTTACCAAGCTAGTTGAACTTGGGTTTGGAAGAGAAGCTGTGGTACAAGCTCTAAAATTCTTTGATGGCAACGAAGAGCAGGCAGCAGGATATCTTTTTGGGGGCTGA
- the LOC108223031 gene encoding general transcription and DNA repair factor IIH subunit TFB1-1 isoform X2 yields the protein MSERQVIKRAKYKSSIKDPGTPGVLTMKRERFVFMPSDPRSLMKLNVEFRFIIGHKFSKEAPNKKALLNLTQDKGESYIFEFDSFPDRDACRDFVAMAIAPPANAGKASSDKPSVPPSSEQLSTAEMDRRIKLLQVDSELQKLHKEFVMGGVLTEAEFWATRKKSLDEKISSKSKQRVGLKSDMIFNVKPSSDGQSNRVKYSLTPEIIHQIFAEKPAVRRAYLNLVPKKMTETDFWMKYWRAEYLHSTKNIVAAAAEAAEDEELAVFLKQDDILASEARRKIRRVDPTLDMEADEGDDYTHLPDHGLSRDVSKDLTDSQYDLYKRSFLQDLNRHAAVVLEGRSVDVELGDTRSVAEALTRLKEVESANEASNTHVEQGRSDLISRMAELEDLQGPRDHPVAPLSIKDPRDYFDSQQANAIKTLGESQSGSKHKKSILNAHEAYGSLRKSISEIKDLGLTDPIIKSEVAMKVFSELTLRISNTKYHHGKDPHESILDGLPNATKEEILHQWTSIQELLKHFWSSYPITTTYLHIKVNKVKDAMSKIYQKLQEIKSSVRQDFRHPVSLLVQPMTQALDAAFAHYEVDFQKRSTKSVERPNGFV from the exons ATGTCGGAGAGGCAAGTCATCAAGCGCGCCAAGTACAAATCATCTATCAAAGATCCTGGCACTCCTGGTGTTTTAACCATG AAGAGGGAGCGGTTTGTGTTTATGCCGAGTGATCCGAGGTCTTTGATGAAGCTCAATGTCGAGTTTCGATTTATTATAG GACATAAGTTCAGCAAGGAGGCTCCAAATAAGAAGGCTCTTCTTAATCTTACGCAAGACAAG GGTGAAAGTTACATTTTTGAGTTTGACAGTTTCCCTGACCGTGATGCTTGCCGGGATTTTGTTG CCATGGCTATTGCACCTCCTGCTAATGCTGGTAAAGCTTCTTCTGACAAACCCTCTGTTCCGCCCAGCAGTGAGCAACTTAGCACAGCAGAAATGGATCGCAGGATTAAGCTTTTGCAGGTGGATAG TGAGTTGCAGAAACTTCACAAGGAATTTGTAATGGGTGGAGTGTTAACAGAGGCTGAATTTTGGGCAACAAGAAAG AAGTCATTGGACGAGAAAATCAGTAGCAAATCTAAGCAAAGGGTGGGGTTAAAGAGTGACATGATATTCAATGTGAAACCATCATCCGATGGCCAG TCGAACAGGGTTAAATATAGCTTGACACCAGAAATTATTCATCAG ATTTTTGCTGAAAAACCTGCTGTACGACGCGCCTATCTAAACCTAGTACCCAAGAAG ATGACAGAAACGGACTTCTGGATGAAATACTGGAGGGCTGAATACCTTCACAGTACCAAAAATATTGTTGCTGCTGCGGCTGAGGCTGCAGAAGATGAGGAACTTGCTGTTTTCCTCAAGCAAGATGACATATTGGCAAGTGAAGCTCGGCGAAAG ATCAGACGGGTTGATCCGACATTAGACATGGAAGCTGATGAAGGGGATGATTACACACACCTCCCG GATCATGGGCTATCTCGTGATGTTTCGAAGGACTTGACGGACTCGCAATATGATCTGTATAAAAGATCATTTCTGCAAGACCTTAATAGACACGCTGCAGTTGTTCTTGAAGGAAGATCTGTAG ATGTGGAGTTGGGAGATACAAGGTCTGTTGCTGAAGCACTTACCAGGTTAAAAGAAG TTGAGTCGGCTAATGAAGCATCGAACACCCATGTGGAGCAAGGGCGCTCTGATCTGATATCTAGGATGGCTGAGTTAGAGGATCTTCAGGGACCTCGTGACCATCCAGTTGCCCCGCTTAGTATCAAG GATCCTCGTGACTACTTTGATTCTCAACAAGCCAATGCAATTAAAACTTTGGGGGAGTcccaatctggatcaaagcatAAAAAAAGTATCCTTAATGCTCACGAGGCATATGGTTCCTTAAGAAAGTCAATATCTGAAATAAAAGATCTAGGTTTGACTGATCCTATAATTAAATCAGAAGTTGCTATGAAG GTTTTTAGTGAATTGACCCTGCGTATTTCAAATACCAAGTATCATCATGGAAAGGATCCACATGAGAGTATTTTGGATGGGTTGCCTAACGCGACCAAAGAAGAAATTTTGCAT CAATGGACATCAATTCAAGAATTGCTGAAGCATTTCTGGTCATCATATCCCATTACGACTACTTATCTCCATATCAAG GTTAACAAAGTGAAGGATGCAATGTCCAAAATTTATCAGAAGCTGCAG GAGATCAAGAGCTCAGTGCGACAGGATTTTCGCCATCCAGTATCACTCCTCGTTCAACCAATGACTCAG GCTTTAGATGCTGCATTTGCACATTACGAAGTAGACTTTCAAAAGAGATCTACAAAGAGTGTCGAGAGACCAAATGGTTTTGTCTAG
- the LOC108223031 gene encoding general transcription and DNA repair factor IIH subunit TFB1-1 isoform X1 codes for MSERQVIKRAKYKSSIKDPGTPGVLTMKRERFVFMPSDPRSLMKLNVEFRFIIGHKFSKEAPNKKALLNLTQDKGESYIFEFDSFPDRDACRDFVAMAIAPPANAGKASSDKPSVPPSSEQLSTAEMDRRIKLLQVDSELQKLHKEFVMGGVLTEAEFWATRKKSLDEKISSKSKQRVGLKSDMIFNVKPSSDGQSNRVKYSLTPEIIHQIFAEKPAVRRAYLNLVPKKMTETDFWMKYWRAEYLHSTKNIVAAAAEAAEDEELAVFLKQDDILASEARRKIRRVDPTLDMEADEGDDYTHLPDHGLSRDVSKDLTDSQYDLYKRSFLQDLNRHAAVVLEGRSVDVELGDTRSVAEALTRLKEVESANEASNTHVEQGRSDLISRMAELEDLQGPRDHPVAPLSIKDPRDYFDSQQANAIKTLGESQSGSKHKKSILNAHEAYGSLRKSISEIKDLGLTDPIIKSEVAMKVFSELTLRISNTKYHHGKDPHESILDGLPNATKEEILHQWTSIQELLKHFWSSYPITTTYLHIKVNKVKDAMSKIYQKLQVLFGPIEIKSSVRQDFRHPVSLLVQPMTQALDAAFAHYEVDFQKRSTKSVERPNGFV; via the exons ATGTCGGAGAGGCAAGTCATCAAGCGCGCCAAGTACAAATCATCTATCAAAGATCCTGGCACTCCTGGTGTTTTAACCATG AAGAGGGAGCGGTTTGTGTTTATGCCGAGTGATCCGAGGTCTTTGATGAAGCTCAATGTCGAGTTTCGATTTATTATAG GACATAAGTTCAGCAAGGAGGCTCCAAATAAGAAGGCTCTTCTTAATCTTACGCAAGACAAG GGTGAAAGTTACATTTTTGAGTTTGACAGTTTCCCTGACCGTGATGCTTGCCGGGATTTTGTTG CCATGGCTATTGCACCTCCTGCTAATGCTGGTAAAGCTTCTTCTGACAAACCCTCTGTTCCGCCCAGCAGTGAGCAACTTAGCACAGCAGAAATGGATCGCAGGATTAAGCTTTTGCAGGTGGATAG TGAGTTGCAGAAACTTCACAAGGAATTTGTAATGGGTGGAGTGTTAACAGAGGCTGAATTTTGGGCAACAAGAAAG AAGTCATTGGACGAGAAAATCAGTAGCAAATCTAAGCAAAGGGTGGGGTTAAAGAGTGACATGATATTCAATGTGAAACCATCATCCGATGGCCAG TCGAACAGGGTTAAATATAGCTTGACACCAGAAATTATTCATCAG ATTTTTGCTGAAAAACCTGCTGTACGACGCGCCTATCTAAACCTAGTACCCAAGAAG ATGACAGAAACGGACTTCTGGATGAAATACTGGAGGGCTGAATACCTTCACAGTACCAAAAATATTGTTGCTGCTGCGGCTGAGGCTGCAGAAGATGAGGAACTTGCTGTTTTCCTCAAGCAAGATGACATATTGGCAAGTGAAGCTCGGCGAAAG ATCAGACGGGTTGATCCGACATTAGACATGGAAGCTGATGAAGGGGATGATTACACACACCTCCCG GATCATGGGCTATCTCGTGATGTTTCGAAGGACTTGACGGACTCGCAATATGATCTGTATAAAAGATCATTTCTGCAAGACCTTAATAGACACGCTGCAGTTGTTCTTGAAGGAAGATCTGTAG ATGTGGAGTTGGGAGATACAAGGTCTGTTGCTGAAGCACTTACCAGGTTAAAAGAAG TTGAGTCGGCTAATGAAGCATCGAACACCCATGTGGAGCAAGGGCGCTCTGATCTGATATCTAGGATGGCTGAGTTAGAGGATCTTCAGGGACCTCGTGACCATCCAGTTGCCCCGCTTAGTATCAAG GATCCTCGTGACTACTTTGATTCTCAACAAGCCAATGCAATTAAAACTTTGGGGGAGTcccaatctggatcaaagcatAAAAAAAGTATCCTTAATGCTCACGAGGCATATGGTTCCTTAAGAAAGTCAATATCTGAAATAAAAGATCTAGGTTTGACTGATCCTATAATTAAATCAGAAGTTGCTATGAAG GTTTTTAGTGAATTGACCCTGCGTATTTCAAATACCAAGTATCATCATGGAAAGGATCCACATGAGAGTATTTTGGATGGGTTGCCTAACGCGACCAAAGAAGAAATTTTGCAT CAATGGACATCAATTCAAGAATTGCTGAAGCATTTCTGGTCATCATATCCCATTACGACTACTTATCTCCATATCAAG GTTAACAAAGTGAAGGATGCAATGTCCAAAATTTATCAGAAGCTGCAGGTGCTTTTTGGTCCAATT GAGATCAAGAGCTCAGTGCGACAGGATTTTCGCCATCCAGTATCACTCCTCGTTCAACCAATGACTCAG GCTTTAGATGCTGCATTTGCACATTACGAAGTAGACTTTCAAAAGAGATCTACAAAGAGTGTCGAGAGACCAAATGGTTTTGTCTAG
- the LOC108223026 gene encoding enhancer of mRNA-decapping protein 4: MSSPINPNQQHPQPTGPLPQFFNPIQNPNPNLTSSPPVAASYPPPSGPYAYPPPQQQQFHHQRSIPHSPPPLLPPQQPFPNSNHGARLMALLTNPNSEAPMPPQLQPTSSGGSDISMTQNLPPLQVVANASNVNVNNIVNNVGGLVHSSPVMRMQSSKLPKGRHLAGDHVVYDIDVRLMGEMQPQLEVTPITKYGSDPGLVVGRQIAVNKSYICYGLKLGAIRVLNINTALRSLLKGLSQRVTDMAFFAEDVHLLASASVDGRVYIWKIIEGPGEEEKSQITGNLIMAIQIVGEGDSVHPRICWHCHKQEVLVVGIGRSVLRIDTTKVGKGEVFSADDPLRCHVDKMIDGVQFVGNHDGEVTDLSMCQWMTTRLVSASLDGTIKVWEDRKSQPIAILRPHNGLPVNSATFLTSPHRPDHIVLITGGPLNREVKIWTSTSEEGWLLPSDTYSWQCTQTLELRSSAAHNTEAAFFNQVLALSQAGLLLLANAKKNAIYAVHLEYGLNPAATRMDYIAEFTVTMPILSFTGTNDLLPQSEQIVQIYCVQTQAIQQYALDLSQCLPPPLENVLERSDSSVSRGVTSTEGLTTFEPSVSKPVETLSTSSQPGQAIHEISSESVTSTIRNLVSSSEVANLHEVSICSTESRPHPLSVVNSDNNIASISSSPPPPLPLSPKLSPKLSGLRSPSSSFVPGSQPNDFSMDQNSNEYTIDRQMDAHQLNASDSIVDDDPKGDGKNIPQEDMSNVLNDPIKFKHPTHLVTPSEILRATSSTETNHIEYKGEEEPDIQDVGVNSNAHNAEAEVKVVGETHISENEELASPGELDGFATDRREKLFYSQAADLGLEMARETQTLPLEPYIIEESRQVDGARESDVVDLPSSKQEEVQDSLEDISGKDVESSMPVTVATPAQSTKRKKQKTKSAHGSSPISSAPSVSNSTDSYHEPGVSSSAPSVEAAFSQLRTMQETINQLLNMQKEMQKQISVAAAVPVNKEGRRLETALGKFMEKAMKANSDALWAGLLEENAKQEKLLRDRTQQILNLVTNSLAKDLPAALEKMVKKEVAAVGAAVARTLTPAIEKTVSIAITEAFQRGVGDKAVNQLEKSVNSKLEATVSRHIQTQFQTSGKQILQEALKSSLETSVVPSFEMSCKAMFEQVDTAFQKGMTEHTSVVQHQFESAHSPLALALREIINSASSVTQTISSELVDGQRKLLALAVGASSSSADLLVRQQSNGSIGALRGEIEGPLDPRQELSRLISEQKYEEAFTIALQRSDVFIVSWLCSQADLSNILLRKTLPLSQGVLLSLLQQLACDISRDTSRKLVWMRDVAMVINPVDLMIVQHVKPIFEQVYQILNHHLNLPTTPPHELSSMRLVMHVINSLLATCSK; the protein is encoded by the exons atgtCTTCACCTATAAACCCTAACCAACAACACCCCCAACCAACAGGCCCTCTCCCCCAATTCTTCAACCCTAtccaaaaccctaaccctaatctaACCTCCTCACCACCCGTCGCCGCCTCTTATCCACCGCCCTCCGGCCCCTACGCTTATCCCCcgccacaacaacaacaattccACCACCAACGCTCAATTCCTCACTCTCCGCCTCCTCTCCTACCGCCTCAGCAGCCTTTCCCCAACTCCAACCACGGCGCCCGCCTCATGGCCCTACTTACCAATCCTAATTCCGAAGCACCAATGCCACCTCAGCTCCAACCGACTTCCTCCGGCGGTTCCGATATTTCGATGACTCAGAACTTGCCTCCTTTACAGGTGGTGGCGAATGCGAGTAATGTGAATGTTAATAATATTGTTAATAATGTAGGTGGATTGGTGCATTCGAGTCCGGTGATGAGAATGCAGAGTAGTAAGTTACCCAAAGGGAGGCACTTGGCTGGTGATCATGTTGTTTATGATATTGATGTTAGGTTGATGGGAGAGATGCAGCCTCAGCTTGAAGTTACGCCCATTACGAAGTATGGTTCGGATCCTGGCCTTGTTGTTGGAAGGCAAATTGCGGTCAATAAGAGTTATATTTGTTATGGATTGAAATTGGGGGCTATTCGTGTGCTTAACATTAATACTGCGTTGAGGTCGTTGCTAAAAGGTCTCTCTCAG AGGGTCACAGACATGGCTTTCTTTGCTGAAGATGTTCACCTGCTGGCTAG TGCAAGTGTAGATGGACGTGTATATATATGGAAAATAATAGAAGGTCCAGGTGAGGAAGAGAAATCACAAATTACAGGAAACTTAATTATGGCTATTCAGATTGTAGGAGAAGGGGATTCTGTTCATCCCCGGATTTGCTGGCACTGCCATAAGCAG gaaGTTCTCGTAGTTGGGATTGGAAGAAGTGTTCTGCGGATTGATACTACTAAGGTTGGGAAAGGTGAAGTATTTTCAGCGGATGATCCTCTAAGATGCCATGTTGACAAGATGATAGACGGGGTCCAGTTTGTTGGTAACCATGATGGAGAAGTTACTGATTTGTCAATGTGCCAATGGATGACTACCCGATTAGTTTCTGCTTCTTTGGATGGCACT ATAAAAGTTTGGGAAGACCGCAAGTCACAGCCTATTGCAATACTGAGGCCTCACAATGGGTTACCTGTTAATTCAGCCACATTTCTAACTTCCCCTCACCGCCCAGATCACATTGTACTTATTACTGGG GGTCCACTTAATCGTGAAGTAAAAATTTGGACTTCAACTAGTGAAGAAGGATGGCTGCTTCCTAGTGACACTTATTCGTGGCAGTGCACCCAGACTTTAGAATTGAGGAGCTCTGCTGCACATAATACTGAAGCTGCGTTCTTTAATCAAGTTCTGGCTTTGTCACAAGCAGGTCTTCTGTTACTAGCAAATGCCAAGAAGAATGCTATATATGCAGTCCACTTGGAATATGGTCTCAATCCAGCTGCAACCCGCATGGATTATATTGCAGAGTTTACTGTTACAATGCCAATTTTGAGCTTCACTGGGACGAATGATTTGTTACCACAATCTGAGCAGATAGTGCAGATTTATTGTGTCCAGACACAAGCCATTCAACAATATGCACTGGACTTGTCTCAATGTTTACCACCCCCATTGGAGAATGTGCTTGAGAGGTCAGATTCTAGTGTGTCACGGGGTGTAACTAGTACTGAGGGTTTGACTACTTTTGAGCCGAGTGTAAGTAAACCAGTCGAAACCCTTTCTACTAGTTCACAACCTGGCCAAGCTATACATGAAATTAGCTCAGAGAGTGTGACATCCACAATAAGAAATCTCGTAAGCTCCTCGGAGGTAGCCAATTTACACGAAGTTTCAATATGTAGTACAGAATCCAGACCCCATCCTTTGTCAGTGGTGAATAGTGATAATAATATAGCATCAATTTCATCATCGCCACCACCACCACTTCCTCTAAGTCCTAAGTTGTCGCCTAAGCTCTCTGGTTTGAGAAGTCCATCGAGCAGCTTTGTGCCAGGGTCGCAGCCTAATGACTTCAGCATGGATCAGAATAGTAATGAATATACAATCGACAGACAAATGGACGCACATCAATTGAATGCTTCGGATTCCATTGTCGATGATGATCCCAAAGGAGATGGGAAGAATATTCCCCAAGAGGATATGTCAAATGTGCTCAATGATCCTATCAAGTTTAAGCACCCAACTCATCTAGTAACTCCTTCTGAGATATTAAGGGCCACCTCATCCACGGAAACAAATCATATAGAGTACAAGGGTGAGGAAGAGCCAGATATACAAGATGTAGGTGTCAATAGTAATGCACATAATGCCGAAGCTGAGGTTAAGGTTGTTGGTGAGACCCATATCAGTGAGAATGAAGAACTTGCCTCCCCGGGAGAGCTTGATGGATTTGCCACAGATAGGAGGGAGAAATTGTTTTATTCTCAAGCAGCAGATCTTGGTCTTGAGATGGCAAGAGAAACCCAAACCTTGCCACTTGAGCCATATATTATCGAAGAATCTAGACAGGTGGATGGGGCCAGAGAATCTGATGTAGTGGATCTTCCGTCAAGTAAGCAAGAAGAAGTTCAAGACTCCCTAGAAGATATATCTGGAAAGGATGTAGAATCATCGATGCCTGTGACAGTTGCAACTCCTGCACAATCAACAAAacggaaaaaacaaaaaacaaaaagtgCTCATGGATCGAGTCCGATTTCTTCAGCCCCAAGTGTTTCTAATTCAACAGACTCCTATCATGAACCAGGTGTTAGTTCTAGTGCCCCCTCTGTTGAAGCTGCTTTTTCACAACTTAGAACCATGCAGGAGACCATAAATCAG CTTCTAAATATGCAAAAAGAAATGCAAAAGCAGATTTCAGTGGCTGCCGCTGTACCAGTAAATAAAGAAGGCAGGAGACTGGAAACAGCCCTTGGGAAGTTTATGGAAAAAGCTATGAAGGCTAATTCAGATGCTCTGTGGGCCGGTCTTCTTGAAGAAAATGCAAAACAGGAGAAGCTGTTGCGAGATCGGACTCAGCAAATATTGAATTTGGTGACTAATTCTTTGGCCAAGGACTTGCCAGCAGCGTTGGAGAAAATGGTGAAGAAGGAAGTAGCTGCAGTTGGGGCAGCTGTAGCCCGCACACTGACTCCCGCAATTGAGAAAACAGTATCGATTGCAATAACAGAGGCTTTTCAG AGGGGGGTAGGCGATAAAGCAGTGAACCAATTGGAGAAGTCGGTAAACTCTAAACTTGAAGCTACTGTTTCCAGGCATATCCAGACACAATTTCAGACTTCTGGAAAACAAATTCTTCAG GAAGCATTGAAATCTAGTTTGGAAACTTCTGTAGTCCCTTCGTTTGAGATGTCATGCAAGGCCATGTTTGAACAAGTTGATACTGCATTTCAGAAGGGAATGACTGAGCATACAAGTGTAGTCCAACACCAATTTGAATCTGCACATTCACCGTTGGCACTTGCTTTAAGG GAGATCATTAATTCAGCATCATCAGTGACTCAAACTATTAGTAGTGAACTGGTTGACGGTCAGAGAAAGTTGCTAGCCCTAGCTGTTGGAGCAAGTTCCAGTTCTGCAGATCTATTGGTCAGACAACAGAGTAACGGATCTATTGGGGCTCTTCGTGGCGAG ATTGAGGGGCCTCTGGATCCTAGGCAAGAACTATCCAGATTGATTTCTGAACAGAAGTATGAAGAGGCTTTCACTATAGCACTGCAAAGAAGTGATGTTTTCATTGTATCTTGGTTATGCTCTCAG GCTGATTTAAGTAACATCTTGTTAAGGAAAACACTTCCATTAAGCCAAGGAGTATTGCTCTCGCTTCTGCAGCAGTTGGCATGTGATATTAGCAGGGATACATCTCGAAAACTTGTTTGGATGAGAGATGTGGCGATGGTGATAAACCCAGTTGACCTAATGATTGTGCAACATGTAAAGCCAATTTTTGAGCAAGTTTATCAGATCCTAAACCATCACCTAAATCTTCCTACCACACCTCCCCATGAGCTTTCTAGTATGCGCCTTGTGATGCATGTCATTAATTCCTTGCTCGCAACATGTAGTAAATGA
- the LOC108221986 gene encoding chaperone protein dnaJ 11, chloroplastic — translation MLGTLATPSTQFLRFSGDNTLSAAGKSASDSSIALPRRNHRCTAALHAVAEPEPSVSSITRPASLYDILGVSKNASAVEIKSAYRSLAKLYHPDSSESSDGGDFIEIHKAYSTLSDPSARALYDLSQRSRERRPFNYAAASSDQKGYYTPRRWETDQCW, via the coding sequence ATGCTCGGAACCTTAGCAACTCCGTCAACTCAATTCCTCCGTTTCTCCGGCGACAATACACTCTCCGCCGCCGGAAAATCCGCCTCCGACTCCTCGATTGCGCTTCCGCGGCGGAATCATCGCTGCACGGCGGCGCTGCACGCCGTCGCCGAACCGGAGCCTTCCGTGTCATCGATCACGAGGCCTGCGAGTCTGTACGACATTCTCGGAGTGAGCAAAAATGCGTCGGCGGTGGAGATTAAGTCGGCGTATCGGAGCTTAGCGAAGCTTTATCATCCCGACTCATCGGAATCATCGGACGGTGGAGATTTTATAGAGATTCATAAGGCGTACTCAACGCTCTCCGATCCGTCGGCGAGAGCGCTTTACGATCTGTCGCAGCGTTCCAGAGAGCGGCGGCCGTTTAACTATGCGGCGGCGAGTAGTGATCAGAAAGGATATTATACACCTCGACGATGGGAAACCGATCAGTGCTGGTAG